From a region of the Candidatus Dependentiae bacterium genome:
- a CDS encoding glycosyltransferase, whose translation MLKKTTKHFKSVFFISFSLSFLSAQALTQPHFDLTVVGFILFGDGIGRQSIGVIDCLKESVSVNFKNTRAHYFKPLLDDVPLPVATIIQQSPDSFTSSVSLLEDVLINGNSERPELYYKLMPASTIKLAYTMFESTSVPASWPAILNTYFDAAVLPDSFLVDIYKKSGVTIPLFVVPLGVYLEDFLAKPLKNGPGAVFTFGNAGTFCDRKNTLLLIESFTEAFKNKKNIQLKLHGRCGDTAYIQQIQQKIAQLKATTISISFNPLPWSGYVDFMSSLDCYVSLSKGEGFSIAPRESLALGIPCIVSNNTGQTTICNSNYVYAIASPHRTPAYYPHLQKQIGYNFNCSKQSVVTALKEVYNNYSTYLKKSHLGRKWSEQYLYKNLKPLYLNLIKPKQVVFGKYNHITAEYLMTNSKKLYNKYLSIGS comes from the coding sequence GTGTTAAAAAAGACTACAAAGCACTTTAAGAGTGTTTTTTTTATCTCTTTTTCACTGTCTTTTTTGTCTGCACAAGCCCTTACTCAACCGCACTTTGATTTGACTGTAGTAGGATTTATTTTATTTGGCGATGGTATAGGTCGCCAATCTATTGGTGTTATAGATTGTTTAAAAGAGAGCGTATCTGTTAATTTTAAAAATACGCGCGCTCATTATTTTAAGCCTTTACTTGATGATGTACCCTTACCTGTAGCAACTATTATTCAACAATCTCCAGATTCATTTACAAGCTCAGTATCCCTTTTAGAAGATGTTTTAATAAATGGCAATTCTGAACGCCCGGAGCTTTATTATAAGCTTATGCCTGCAAGTACTATAAAATTAGCGTATACGATGTTTGAGAGTACCTCTGTGCCGGCAAGTTGGCCTGCAATACTTAATACCTATTTTGATGCTGCAGTGCTCCCAGACTCTTTTTTAGTTGATATATATAAAAAATCAGGTGTTACTATACCACTTTTTGTTGTGCCCTTGGGCGTTTATTTAGAAGACTTTCTGGCTAAACCACTTAAAAATGGCCCTGGAGCTGTATTTACTTTTGGAAACGCAGGCACTTTTTGTGACAGAAAAAATACACTGCTACTTATAGAATCGTTTACAGAAGCGTTTAAAAATAAGAAAAACATACAGCTTAAGTTACATGGCCGGTGTGGCGATACAGCCTACATACAACAAATACAGCAAAAAATAGCTCAGCTTAAAGCTACTACTATTAGCATATCATTCAATCCCCTACCCTGGAGTGGCTACGTAGACTTTATGTCATCGCTTGATTGCTATGTGTCTTTATCTAAAGGTGAAGGTTTTAGTATAGCACCGCGTGAATCTTTAGCGCTTGGCATTCCTTGTATTGTTTCCAATAACACAGGTCAGACTACGATATGCAACAGTAATTATGTATACGCAATCGCTAGCCCTCATCGTACACCTGCCTATTATCCTCACTTGCAAAAACAAATAGGCTACAACTTTAATTGCTCTAAACAATCCGTAGTAACGGCTCTTAAAGAAGTGTATAATAACTATAGTACTTATTTAAAAAAATCTCATCTGGGCAGAAAATGGTCAGAACAGTATTTGTACAAAAACCTCAAGCCACTGTATCTGAATCTTATTAAGCCTAAACAAGTTGTCTTTGGCAAATACAATCACATTACTG